The stretch of DNA TGAAGCCGCCCCACGACATCGCGTCCGAACGGACGGTGGCGGCGAACGCTGCGAAGCCGTCGGCCGGCACGGCGACGGCTTCGTACAGGTGGGGACTGCGCACCGCCCGGAACGCGGCGTTGTGGAGGCGCGGGGACAGGCTGTGCGCCACCGGCCAGCCGACGACGGCGAAGCGGCGACCCCGGCCGGAGGCGGGATGCAGCGGGACGAACGAACTCACCGGGAATCCGTGGGGACGGAGCGGTTCACGCTCGCCGGAGGGTCGAGCCGGTGCAGCAGGAGCAGCCAGAGCCGCTCGAACGCGCGCGCCACCTTCGTGCCGAGAAATTCGCGCCGATCAAGCGGCCGCACGAGCACGGTGAAGCATCCCGCCCGGTTGCCGCCCCACACGTCGGTCCAGATCTGGTCACCGATGACGGCCGCGCGTGCCGGATCGGCGCCGAGCAGCGCCATGGCGCGCCGGAATCCGGAACGCCGCGGCTTGCGGGCCACCGCCACGCCCTGCAGGCCCAGCTCCGCGCAGAACGTGTCGACGCGGGCCGTCGTGTTGTTCGACACCACGGCCACCTTGAACCCCAGCTCGCGCACCGTGGCCAGCCAGCTCCGAATCCGCTCGTCCGGCGGCCGGTTCCAGCCCACCAGGGTGTTGTCCAAGTCGAGGCAAAGCGTGGTGATCCCCATGCGCTTCAAGGCATGGAGGTCGATGTCGAACACGGACCGCGCCACCCGATCCGGCCGCAAACCGCGCCCCACGACGGTCACCTCGCTTGTTCGATTGTACTCGTGCGGCGCGCGCGATGTCAGGAACCGTGGTGATGGCGCCGTGTCCATGTTCTGGGGCCGTCAACCTTTGCCAAGTTTCGTTTGCAGGGCGGCCGA from Clostridia bacterium encodes:
- a CDS encoding YqeG family HAD IIIA-type phosphatase; its protein translation is MDTAPSPRFLTSRAPHEYNRTSEVTVVGRGLRPDRVARSVFDIDLHALKRMGITTLCLDLDNTLVGWNRPPDERIRSWLATVRELGFKVAVVSNNTTARVDTFCAELGLQGVAVARKPRRSGFRRAMALLGADPARAAVIGDQIWTDVWGGNRAGCFTVLVRPLDRREFLGTKVARAFERLWLLLLHRLDPPASVNRSVPTDSR